Proteins encoded within one genomic window of Lampris incognitus isolate fLamInc1 chromosome 1, fLamInc1.hap2, whole genome shotgun sequence:
- the LOC130107382 gene encoding charged multivesicular body protein 1b-like, whose protein sequence is MSNMDKHLFNLKFAAKELQRNSKRCDKEEKAEKAKVKKAIQKGNAEVARIHAENAIRQKNQSINFLRMSARVDAVAARVQTAVTMNQVTKSMAGVVKSMDATLKNMNLEKISALMDKFEHQFETLDVQTAQMEDTMGNTTTLTTPQNEVDTLMHEMADEAGLDLNMELPQSQTGSLATTVASSEQDELSQRLARLRDQV, encoded by the exons ATGTCGAATATGGACA AACACTTGTTCAATCTCAAGTTCGCTGCCAAGGAGCTGCAGCGCAACTCCAAGAGATGTGACAAAGAGGAAAAGGCAGAGAAAGCCAAAGTGAAAAAG GCTATTCAGAAGGGTAACGCGGAGGTAGCGAGGATTCACGCAGAGAATGCCATCCGTCAAAAGAATCAATCCATTAACTTCTTGAGGATGAGTGCCCGTGTGGATGCTGTGGCTGCCAGGGTCCAGACTGCTGTCACTATGAACCAG GTCACCAAATCCATGGCTGGAGTGGTCAAGTCTATGGATGCTACGCTGAAAAATATGAACTTGGAGAAG ATTTCTGCATTAATGGACAAGTTTGAGCACCAATTTGAAACACTGGATGTGCAGACAGCGCAGATGGAGGACACTATGGGAAACACCACCACTCTGACCACACCACAG AATGAGGTGGACACGCTGATGCACGAGATGGCAGATGAGGCTGG GTTGGATCTTAACATGGAGCTACCTCAAAGCCAGACTGGCTCACTGGCTACCACTGTGGCATCATCAGAGCAG GATGAACTTTCTCAGAGACTGGCTAGACTGCGGGACCAAGTGTAG
- the tbx22 gene encoding T-box transcription factor TBX22 — MQALSSRAHAFSVEALVGKPRKRTKVADGQDASSGGDTGSDSSTFTSSTPKRPEDSASDPGREAVRAAAAGGKAEAGRPGESDCCPAGEVRVDLQGTELWNRFYEIGTEMIITKAGRRMFPSVRVKVRNLDPCQQYYIAMDVMPVDSKRYRYVYHSSQWMVAGNTDHSCISPRLYVHPDSPCAGETWMRQVISFDRVKLTNNEMDDKGHIILQSMHKYKPRVHVIRNDPRMDLSQIQSLPAEGVHSFSFPETEFTTVTAYQNQQITKLKIDRNPFAKGFRDPGRNRGVLDGLLESYPWRGPLNVDFKPFTLQLPGSAQSPTSTASPLKSLLPLSSPLSPHPFSLPALSCHDATLHTLSLPIYGKASPSTSPMVSRNFSSLGLDRLRGLPLLSPLTDLPLLSALQGKKAPHCREPCLQGTPGSPPCLIPLHGPLGPRGPGSCLLPQIPDTAGPYCLYRYSFPINPHLTALSRHAQLAEDTTDCLLRQSSWHSTTNHCL; from the exons ATGCAGGCTCTGAGCTCCAGGGCTCACGCCTTCTCGGTGGAGGCGCTGGTCGGTAAGCCCCGCAAGAGGACTAAAGTGGCGGACGGGCAGGACGCAAGTTCGGGGGGAGACACCGGCAGCGATTCCAGCACATTCACCA GCTCGACACCCAAGAGGCCGGAGGACAGTGCGTCCGACCCGGGGAGAGAAGCGGTCAGAGCGGCGGCGGCTGGAGGGAAGGCGGAGGCGGGGAGGCCGGGGGAGAGCGACTGCTGTCCGGCCGGAGAGGTCCGGGTGGATCTGCAGGGCACCGAGCTGTGGAACAGGTTCTACGAGATCGGCACCGAGATGATCATTACCAAAGCTGGCAG GAGAATGTTCCCATCGGTACGTGTAAAAGTGCGCAATTTGGACCCCTGTCAGCAATACTACATTGCAATGGACGTCATGCCCGTGGACTCCAAACGCTACAG GTATGTGTATCACAGTTCGCAGTGGATGGTGGCCGGAAACACGGATCATTCGTGCATTTCCCCTCGGCTCTATGTGCACCCGGACTCGCCGTGTGCAGGGGAGACCTGGATGCGTCAGGTTATCAGCTTCGATCGAGTCAAGCTCACCAACAACGAGATGGACGATAAAGGGCAT ATCATTCTGCAGTCCATGCACAAATATAAACCACGCGTACACGTCATCCGGAATGACCCCCGGATGGACCTATCACAGATCCAGTCACTTCCTGCTGAGGGAGTCCACAGCTTCTCCTTCCCGGAAACAGAGTTCACCACCGTCACAGCCTATCAGAATCAACAG ATCACGAAACTGAAGATCGACAGGAACCCATTCGCCAAGGGCTTCAGAGACCCAGGGAGGAATAG AGGGGTGCTGGATGGCTTGTTGGAGTCCTATCCCTGGAGAGGTCCGCTTAACGTGGACTTCAAGCCATTTACACTTCAACTCCCAG GGAGCGCACAATCACCAACAAGCACTGCTTCTCCTCTGAAGAgtctgctccctctctcttctcctttgTCTCCTCACCCGTTCTCCCTCCCAGCACTGTCCTGCCATGATGCCACTTTGCACACACTCAGCCTCCCCATTTATGGAAAGGCCTCCCCCAGCACCTCCCCCATGGTGAGCAGGAACTTCTCCTCCTTGGGACTGGACAGGCTTAGGGGTTTGCCCCTGTTGTCTCCATTGACGGACCTGCCCCTGCTATCTGCACTGCAGGGAAAGAAGGCACCCCACTGTAGGGAGCCTTGTCTACAGGGGACTCCTGGGAGCCCTCCATGTCTGATCCCCCTCCACGGTCCCCTTGGCCCTCGGGGGCCCGGTTCGTGTCTTCTTCCTCAAATCCCTGACACTGCTGGCCCCTACTGTCTCTACCGCTACAGCTTCCCCATAAACCCCCATCTCACTGCTCTTTCTCGCCATGCCCAACTCGCCGAGGACACCACGGACTGTCTGCTGCGCCAGTCGTCGTGGCACTCGACCACCAACCACTGCCTCTGA
- the LOC130109418 gene encoding terminal nucleotidyltransferase 5C, with product MTDNTLSDSELCGEPEPEETTVEKEHEERRNRGSSMSERRSSQRFHCLNAEQVAVLDQVLSEVVPIHGRGNFPTLELRPCDIITAVRARLEKQGILVRDVRLNGSTASHVLVRDNGTSYKDLDIIFGVELPRQEDFQVIKESVLGCLLDCLPAGVNRERISSATMKEAYVQKMVKVFNEHDRWSLISLSNNSGKNLELKFVSVLRRQFEFSVDSFQIILDRLLESYLEQESRESKPPQASRSVPTVEVLAESMYGDFEAAMDHLRYRLIATRNPEEIRGGGLLKYSNLLVRDYRPASETQIKTLERYMCSRFFIDFPDVQEQQRKILSYLKNHFLGEERSKYQYLMTLRRVVDDSTVCLMGHERRQTLNMITVLALKVLGEQNIIPNTDHVTCFYQPAPYLAEHSAPYLAEPSYCSYYIPQGGSTLLYQPYPLHLHSQTGLV from the exons ATGACGGACAATACGCTCTCCGATTCTGAGCTCTGTGGGGAACCAGAACCGGAAGAGACCACTGTTGAGAAAGAGCACGAGGAGAGAAGGAATAGG GGCAGCAGCATGTCTGAAAGGAGATCCAGTCAGCGTTTCCACTGCCTGAACGCTGAGCAAGTGGCGGTTCTGGATCAGGTCCTGTCTGAGGTGGTCCCGATCCACGGCCGTGGGAACTTCCCCACGCTGGAGCTGCGTCCTTGCGACATCATCACGGCGGTGAGAGCCAGACTAGAGAAGCAGGGCATCCTGGTGAGGGACGTGCGTCTGAACGGTTCCACGGCCAGCCATGTCCTGGTCCGGGACAATGGAACCAGCTACAAAGACCTCGATATCATCTTTGGAGTCGAGCTTCCCAGACAGGAGGACTTCCAG GTGATCAAGGAGTCAGTGCTGGGCTGCCTGCTAGACTGCCTGCCTGCTGGCGTCAACAGGGAAAGGATCAGCAGTGCCACCATGAAGGAAGCCTATGTCCAGAAGATGGTCAAGGTCTTCAATGAACACGACCGCTGGAGCCTCATCTCACTGTCCAACAACAGCGGGAAAAACCTGGAGCTCAAGTTTGTAAGCGTACTGAGACGGCAGTTCGAGTTTAGCGTCGACTCCTTCCAGATCATTCTGGACCGTCTCCTGGAGTCTTACTTGGAGCAGGAGTCACGGGAG AGCAAACCTCCTCAAGCATCGAGGTCGGTCCCCACTGTCGAGGTCCTGGCAGAGAGCATGTATGGTGACTTTGAGGCAGCTATGGACCATCTGCGCTACCGTCTGATCGCCACCAGGAACCCCGAGGAGATCCGAGGAGGCGGGCTGCTGAAATACAGCAACCTGCTGGTCAGGGATTACCGGCCGGCCAGTGAGACTCAGATAAAGACGCTGGAGCGCTACATGTGCTCACGCTTCTTCATAGACTTCCCTGACGTGCAGGAGCAGCAAAGGAAAATCCTGTCCTACTTGAAGAACCACTTCCTCGGAGAGGAGAGGAGTAAGTACCAGTACCTGATGACCCTGCGGCGCGTGGTGGACGACAGCACCGTGTGTCTGATGGGACATGAGAGACGCCAGACGCTGAACATGATCACAGTGCTGGCTCTGAAGGTTCTAGGAGAGCAAAATATTATCCCCAATACGGACCATGTCACGTGTTTCTACCAGCCCGCCCCTTACCTGGCTGAGCACAGCGCCCCCTACCTCGCCGAACCGAGCTACTGTAGCTACTACATTCCCCAAGGGGGATCAACTCTACTTTACCAACCTTATCCCCTACACCTACACTCGCAGACTGGACTGGTCTAA